One window of candidate division WOR-3 bacterium genomic DNA carries:
- a CDS encoding T9SS type A sorting domain-containing protein: MSKSLAALFLSSGLVFNTLSFAREIDFVLTVKNGNLKRTIDEIVVFPEFTRDLLIIPDSVFIPNLYPDEMRECKFKVFGNTENRKVRFTIRIQKKTWKKEISLNTKSSQEMEMVPQFLVVNPDLFRFIVYYHLPFSQKASLKIFDVCGRKIDEYKYSSTKEGVITISTKGLAQGVYFLLFTSPSFVKSEKIVVIR; the protein is encoded by the coding sequence ATGAGTAAAAGTTTGGCAGCATTGTTTTTATCATCGGGTTTAGTCTTTAACACGCTTTCCTTTGCACGGGAGATTGACTTCGTTCTTACTGTAAAGAATGGAAATCTCAAAAGAACCATTGATGAAATTGTTGTCTTTCCTGAATTTACTCGGGACCTGTTAATTATACCTGATTCAGTCTTCATCCCAAATCTTTACCCAGATGAGATGAGAGAGTGTAAGTTCAAAGTATTTGGTAATACAGAGAATCGTAAGGTTCGCTTTACGATTCGCATTCAAAAGAAAACATGGAAAAAAGAGATTTCGTTAAATACCAAATCATCCCAAGAGATGGAGATGGTGCCTCAATTTTTGGTCGTTAATCCTGATTTATTCCGTTTCATTGTCTATTATCATTTACCATTTTCTCAGAAAGCCAGTCTAAAGATTTTTGATGTTTGTGGTCGGAAGATAGATGAATATAAATATTCAAGTACGAAGGAGGGGGTAATCACTATCTCTACCAAAGGTCTTGCTCAAGGTGTCTATTTTCTTCTGTTTACTTCCCCATCGTTTGTTAAGAGTGAAAAGATAGTAGTGATAAGATAA
- a CDS encoding leucyl aminopeptidase: MEIKILNQSILDFDGDIIIVNLFEGVKIPGGGTGAVDKALDGAITEMIKKEEIIGKLGETAVFPTFGKLKASKVMVVGLGKSDKFGIEEIRKASGSAAMAAKRAKAKKVGTILHGAGIGGIDPEVASQALSEGTLLALYEFNVYKKVENNKGIEEFYIVEMDKNKIGNIKKGVHLGTILAQSQNIARDFTNEPANNLTPEKFEKKVKDIIKDLGLSEKIKITVMDKKEIEKLKMGALLSVAQGSENEPRFIVLRYENSKGPLISLIGKTVTFDSGGISLKPSEGMGAMKGDMTGGGVVFATTLALAQADAKVNLLTIIPAVENMPSGKASRPGDIVKAMNGKTIEIISTDAEGRMTLADALCYAEKEGAKTIVDIATLTGGCAIALGDITAGVMGNNQELIDKLMAISKDTGERLWQLPLFEEYDEKIKSDVADIKNSGGRLASPITAGMFLKHFVEKAKWVHIDIASKEFAEKDRFYQPRGATGFGVRTLFEFCRNSK; encoded by the coding sequence GGGGACATAATAATCGTAAACCTCTTTGAAGGCGTAAAGATACCCGGTGGTGGAACCGGTGCAGTTGATAAAGCCCTGGACGGTGCAATAACCGAAATGATAAAAAAAGAAGAGATTATTGGGAAACTCGGTGAAACCGCTGTATTCCCTACTTTCGGAAAATTGAAAGCCAGCAAGGTAATGGTTGTTGGCCTTGGTAAATCCGATAAATTCGGAATTGAAGAAATCCGAAAGGCAAGTGGTTCAGCCGCAATGGCTGCAAAAAGGGCAAAGGCAAAAAAAGTAGGAACGATTCTTCACGGCGCCGGGATTGGTGGGATTGACCCGGAAGTGGCAAGCCAAGCACTCAGCGAAGGTACGCTCCTTGCCCTTTATGAGTTCAATGTTTACAAAAAAGTTGAAAATAACAAAGGAATTGAAGAATTTTATATTGTTGAGATGGACAAAAATAAGATTGGAAATATAAAAAAAGGTGTCCATCTCGGCACTATCCTTGCCCAATCCCAGAATATTGCACGGGATTTTACCAACGAACCCGCAAACAATCTCACACCGGAAAAATTTGAGAAAAAGGTTAAAGATATCATCAAAGATCTGGGACTCAGCGAGAAGATCAAAATAACAGTGATGGATAAAAAAGAGATAGAAAAACTCAAGATGGGTGCACTACTTTCGGTTGCCCAGGGTAGTGAGAATGAACCGAGATTTATCGTTTTACGATATGAAAATTCAAAAGGCCCTCTAATAAGCTTAATTGGCAAAACGGTAACTTTTGACTCGGGTGGTATTTCATTAAAACCTTCTGAAGGAATGGGTGCAATGAAGGGTGATATGACGGGTGGTGGCGTGGTATTTGCAACGACGCTCGCACTGGCACAGGCAGATGCAAAAGTCAATCTTTTGACCATAATTCCGGCAGTGGAGAATATGCCTTCAGGAAAGGCATCAAGACCCGGAGATATCGTAAAGGCAATGAATGGCAAAACGATTGAAATAATCTCCACTGATGCCGAAGGCAGGATGACCCTTGCCGATGCTTTATGTTATGCAGAAAAAGAAGGGGCAAAGACAATCGTTGATATCGCAACATTAACAGGTGGTTGTGCAATTGCATTAGGTGATATAACTGCTGGCGTAATGGGAAATAATCAGGAATTGATAGATAAATTGATGGCAATCTCAAAAGATACTGGCGAGCGTTTGTGGCAATTACCACTATTTGAAGAATACGACGAAAAGATAAAGAGTGATGTTGCAGATATAAAAAATTCTGGGGGCAGGCTTGCATCACCGATTACTGCAGGAATGTTTTTAAAACACTTTGTGGAAAAGGCAAAATGGGTTCACATTGATATTGCGAGCAAAGAGTTTGCAGAAAAAGACCGATTCTATCAACCAAGGGGTGCCACAGGCTTTGGTGTGCGCACCTTATTTGAATTCTGTAGAAATAGTAAGTAG
- a CDS encoding kelch repeat-containing protein → MAGFSQYSYIVAILLVIIACGGKNNSPMIPVTPSGPESGLVDSIYNFSSHATDIDGDSVAIRFDWGDGVISDWSDLAASGEFATIEHSWSTPDIYLIRAQAMDINGDTSGWSSPAQIVITGVGGPWVKRAEMPTKRDGLGIGVVDGKLYAIGGYSKYTYYCDKNEVYDPMIDSWTTKSPMPTPRYGAGAAVVNGKIYVIGGENGGALSTNEMYDPQTDTWTTKAPMSFPRECLGIAVVDNKIYAIGGYANGNYLGTNEVYDPGVNQWFTRAPMPTLRAWVGVGVVNGKIYVIGGANESGYLSVVEVYDPATNTWETKTDMSLKRGGLAVGVVNGKIYAIGGFDGKNFLSLNEEYDPNSNIWTTKPAMPTPRRALAIGVVNNKIYAIGGISVFGNYRSENEEYSP, encoded by the coding sequence ATGGCAGGATTTTCTCAATATTCATACATTGTTGCCATTTTATTGGTAATAATTGCCTGCGGGGGCAAAAATAATAGCCCGATGATACCGGTGACACCTTCAGGACCAGAAAGTGGATTGGTTGATTCAATTTACAATTTTTCATCCCATGCAACGGACATAGATGGTGATAGTGTGGCAATCAGATTTGACTGGGGCGATGGCGTAATTTCGGATTGGAGCGATTTAGCTGCATCTGGCGAGTTTGCGACAATAGAACATTCTTGGAGTACACCGGATATTTATCTAATTCGTGCCCAGGCAATGGATATTAATGGTGATACTTCAGGTTGGTCATCTCCTGCACAGATTGTAATCACGGGAGTTGGTGGACCATGGGTAAAAAGGGCAGAGATGCCGACGAAAAGGGATGGCCTTGGAATAGGGGTTGTTGATGGAAAATTATATGCGATAGGTGGATACAGTAAATATACCTACTACTGCGATAAGAATGAAGTATACGATCCAATGATCGATTCCTGGACGACAAAAAGTCCTATGCCCACCCCAAGGTACGGAGCTGGCGCGGCAGTAGTAAATGGCAAAATCTATGTTATTGGTGGTGAAAACGGTGGAGCACTTTCCACAAATGAAATGTATGACCCACAAACTGATACCTGGACAACGAAGGCGCCGATGTCATTTCCGCGGGAATGTCTTGGCATTGCGGTCGTTGACAATAAAATCTATGCGATCGGTGGTTATGCGAATGGAAATTATCTGGGAACGAATGAAGTATATGACCCGGGCGTGAATCAGTGGTTCACCAGGGCGCCGATGCCGACTTTGCGGGCATGGGTTGGTGTTGGGGTGGTTAATGGAAAAATTTATGTTATTGGTGGTGCCAATGAGAGTGGTTATCTTTCAGTCGTTGAGGTCTATGACCCGGCAACGAATACCTGGGAGACAAAGACTGATATGTCTTTAAAAAGGGGTGGTTTGGCAGTTGGCGTTGTTAATGGCAAGATATATGCAATCGGCGGATTTGATGGTAAAAATTTCCTTTCGTTAAATGAAGAATATGACCCCAATTCAAATATCTGGACAACAAAGCCTGCAATGCCTACACCAAGAAGGGCACTGGCAATTGGTGTAGTAAATAATAAAATCTATGCGATAGGCGGAATATCAGTTTTTGGCAATTATCGTTCCGAAAATGAAGAATACAGCCCGTAA